Genomic window (Phragmites australis chromosome 5, lpPhrAust1.1, whole genome shotgun sequence):
GTGTTGAATTTCATTTTAGTCACCGTTAAGTTGCTGTCTCTCCTACTTGACACTAAAATATCCTATTTCCTGCAAATTGTGTATAGAAAGATTATTTTGTTTCCAAGTATTTTAACTTTTCGTTGTTCTTGCTCTTTTGTACACTGCAAATTATGGCTGGTGGTGCTTACATTTCACCTTGTTTACTCATATAAAGCAAGAAATGTCAAAGCTAGCTACTTTTACATCTCCTCTAAAAGGGGTCAAACGCTCTTTGCCTATTAATGCCTTCAATTACCCTCAGTTAAATCTTTTaaattttgaagtttaaatAGGAGTTATTCTGTTCACTGGATATGTTGCTAACCTGAATAGCAGATCACAGTAAATCCTAGTAAACCCCTCAGAATGATGAAATCAAAGTTATATAGAACTCTGACAAGATTGAGTTTTCGACTTATTTGGTCTGCTTCGATTAAACAGTATTACATAGTTACATCTCCACCAAATGGATCACTCACAAACAAAGAGAGCTTCGTCATTGGTTATGTCGCTGAACCTGAATAGTAGCCAGACCTGGCCAAAGTCTGTCATAGATCCTATGAAAACTGAAGTGAGACTAGCTGAAATATCTTGACACAATTATCTGGTCATATGGCACTAGCTAAAAAGTACCTTGATAAGACTATCTGATCATATAGCACCCCTACAGCAAAGAATGCACCAAAGGCACTTGCAAAGACGACCTTAAAGACGACCTTTTCGTAAGTTTGTTCTTTGGAGAGAGTGGAGACTGGACCCGCCTCTGCTGAATTGCAATGGTGATTAAGCATAGGACCACACAGCTTTGGGTTGCCGTCAAAGCTAGAATTTGTAAATGTACTAAACTGACCTGTGGTTGGCACAGGTCCTTCTAGGTCATTGAAAGAAACATTGAATTTAGAAAGGAAGTGTAGATTGATCAACGCGGCTGGGATTGCACCGGCTAGATGGTTGTTTGATAAGTCGAGCACCAGCAAGTTTGTGAGGTTGCAGATCGATTGTGGGATATCTCCATGTAATTTGTTGAAGCTCAAATTTAGTGCACGGAGCCCTTTCAAGAGACCAATCTCTGGAGGGATCACACCAGTGAACTCATTATTTCCTAGATTGAGCACTTTTGGAAAAGCACTGGCTTTGCGGTATTGAAGTGATACATGTACATAAATTGGTAGCTCAAAGATTCTCGGATCCAAACATGCTGCAGTCTTCTCTGATTTTAGCATCGGCATCTCTGTCAATGCTTCAGGAATTTCCCCAGTCAGACTGTTATTTGATATGTCTAGATAGAACAGGTAATTTAGACTGCTGATCCAGTCAGGTATTGGTCCACTTAGTTGATTgttatctaaaaataaaatctcCAAATTTGTGAGCTTCGATAACCAATGAGGCATTTTCCCCAACAATGAGCATTCCCTTAAGGAAAGAACCTGAAGATTCTCAAAACCATAAATGCTGTCATCATTTGGCATGGTCTCATTCATGAAGTTGACCCCAATAAGAAGAGTGGTAAGATTCCTGCAGCTCTTAAGGATCTGAAGTGTATTTGTGATGTTTGTAAAATTGTTCTGAGCAAGTGATAGGAAGGTGAGGGACTTCAGATTACCTATTCGTGGTGACAGTTGCCCTTGTAAGTTATTGCCAGATAGCCTTAATGCAGtcaaatttctgcaagagtATATGCTTTCTGGAATTGTGCCGGTGAAGTTGTTGTACAGAAGGTCTAAAGTTTTTAGATTGTGTAGGTTGGAGAATTTGACCTTGGCAAGCTCTCCACTGAAGTTGTTGCTACCGAGGTCGATGTTTCTGAGATCTGTGCAGCTACCTAGCGATGATGGCAGCTCCCCTGACAAGTTGTTGGAGTCCAGATAGAGCTCCTTCAATCTCCTGAGCTGACCTATATCATCCGGAATCCTGCCAGTGAAGTTGTTCCCTCCAAGATCAAGGGTTTCCAGATTCCTGAGGTTGATTATGCGTGCACCATGAAGTATACCACTCAAATCATTGTTAGGAAAAGATAAGTACTCCAACGAGATAGCATTGAACAGTTCATCTGGGAGTCTACCACTGAGGTTGTTACGGCCAGCCTTGAGAACTCTCAGCATGGAGCAATTACCAAGCCTAGGAGGGATATTGCCACTGAATTTGTTGTAAGAGAGTTCAAGCACAGCAAAGGATGGAGATATGCTACAGAAATGAGTTGGAATCTGCCCAGTAAAGCTGTTGTTGCTGGCATTGAGCGCAACCAGACTGTTCATCACCTCCCATGTCTTAGATGGAAACTGTCCTGTAAACAAGTTGCTCGAGATGTTGAATACCTGCAGAGGCCGGCCTGGGGTTGAAGATGGCAGCTCACGCAGGTCTCCCTTGAGGCGGTTGAAGCTGACATCAAGAACGATGATGCTGTTGGACGACATCAGTTCCAGCGGCAGGCCACCAGACAGCTTGTTGTGGGACAGGTTGAGGCGCAGCAGGCCGGTGAGCCCGCCCAGGGATGCTGAGATGTGCCCCTCAAGGCCCCTTGAAGTGAGGGAGACGTCGGTGACTGTCCCATCTGCGCCGCAGGCAACCCCTTCCCATGTGCAGCAATCTGTGCCATGCTGCCATGACAAGGCGAGGCCGCCATCCTGCGAAAGCCCAGCAAGGAAGTGGAGGAGGGAGGTCTTCTCCTGCTCCGTGCAGGAGCTTGTGGGTTGGAGAAAGGCGAAGAGCAAAAGCGCAAGGGAGAGGCCAAAGAAAGGAATGGGAGATCCATTGCTAAACTTTTTGCATGAGGAATGTAGTTGCTGCTGCATGGCTTGGCGATGAAAGAAACTGGAGTTAAAGCAGATACTTGAACCTGATGATGACCGGATGGGCAATGGCCTAACGGGGAAagtgcaagaggaggaggaagaggaacgaTGACAGTAAGCTGCCCCTGCTTGATCTGCCCTGTTTGTCTCTTGCAGCCGTAGTCACCACAATAATGACGCTGTCGGTGTCGGCACACATCCTCACTGGTTTTCTGCACGTTTTGCACCAGGTAGCAGTCCCTGTCGAGCCGGTTCAGGTGTCGCCTATGAGCCAGTCAGGAACTTGACTGCCGGTCAGctcgccgggcggccgccgacagaagaTCCGCACCCATgagggctccggcccgagcTCCTCCGAGGGtcccggctcccgcgagggcttcTGCTCCTGTAAGGGTCCTCGCTCCCGCGAGGTCCGAATCGAGGAAGTGATGTCAGATCCACCCGAttaagtggcatgacctcacggagtgccgcacggtcaaatgtctcatcgagcagcgccagagggaccgcgaggagccccgcaggggtgACGACGATAGAGCCACCCCCGACAACGAAGAGCtcagcttccaggagcctgagcacaccgtcgctttcatcgacgggggcgcgtacacgccctcctcccgccgcagcgtcaagaccatgcggcgcgagctgtgctcggcgaccccgagcactgaggccgcaaggcccctgaagttgtcggacgccccgatcacgttcagcctggccgaccaccccgccagtactgcaggcgtggggcgactacctctggtagtgtcccccaccatctgcaacgtaaagaTCAGCAGGGTACTGATTGACGAGGGcacaggcctgaacctcctttctcgggaggccttcgagaagctacaggtgccttccaggcgtctgaagccatcgctccccttctacggggtcaCGCCCGGgtactccctgcccctcgggcaggtcgagcggcctgtgacattcgggagccgggataacttccggacggagaacgtcatcttcgatgtcgtggaactTCCCTTTCtctacaacaccatcctcgggcgcctggCGCTCGCTCtattcatggtggtcacccactatgcgtacctcacggtcaagatgccaggCCCTGCGGACCCCATCttcgtgtccgccgagaccgacagcgtcgtctcctgcgccgagcagttatactcggccttggtctcagctcgggccgaggtcgaaggtcaccCAGGGGACCcgagaccctcttcatccaaaccccgactcgctgccgacgcctccattcctacgaaggaggtcgtggtgggcgaagacgcttcctcggtcgtccgaatcggcggtgacctaggcggcaaataggaaagcgcgctcgtcgccttcctccgggctaacgtcgacgtgtttgcatggcagccatccgatatgcccgggatccctagggatgtgatcgagcaccacctggctatgcacccggacgcacgcccggtgaagcagaaagtccggcggcaggcgcccgagcgccaggagttcatccgggagcaagtaaactccttgatgccggcttcatccgagaagtcctccaccccgagtggctggcaaacccagtcatcgtcccgaaggccaacggcaagctccgcatgtaaGTCGACTACACCGAACTAAATAAGGCTattccaaaagatccttttcctttaccccgcatagatcagattatagatgcaaccgcggggtgcgatcttttatgttttctagatgcaaactctggttatcaccaaatccgcatggccatagaggatgaagaaaaaacttcttttaccacttcggtggggacttattgctatgtatcgatgccatttggtttgcacaacgctgggtcatctttccagcgcgttgtgcgcattacccttgactcgcaggttggccgcaacgtcgaggcttacatcgacgatctcgtggtcaaatcccgagaccgcgccaccctgcttgaagatctagccgagactttcaacagtctccgcactacccgcttaaagctcaaccccgagaagtgtgtttttggggtacctgcgggcaagctcctcggtttcttggtctctagtcgaggaatcgaggccaacccagagaagatccgggccatcgagcatatgcgacccccagctcgactcaaggaagttcagcgcctcgccggctgcatggcggtcctcgggtgcttcatctccaagctcggggagcgaggactccccctcttcaaactcctcaa
Coding sequences:
- the LOC133918387 gene encoding receptor-like protein 2, with protein sequence MQQQLHSSCKKFSNGSPIPFFGLSLALLLFAFLQPTSSCTEQEKTSLLHFLAGLSQDGGLALSWQHGTDCCTWEGVACGADGTVTDVSLTSRGLEGHISASLGGLTGLLRLNLSHNKLSGGLPLELMSSNSIIVLDVSFNRLKGDLRELPSSTPGRPLQVFNISSNLFTGQFPSKTWEVMNSLVALNASNNSFTGQIPTHFCSISPSFAVLELSYNKFSGNIPPRLGNCSMLRVLKAGRNNLSGRLPDELFNAISLEYLSFPNNDLSGILHGARIINLRNLETLDLGGNNFTGRIPDDIGQLRRLKELYLDSNNLSGELPSSLGSCTDLRNIDLGSNNFSGELAKVKFSNLHNLKTLDLLYNNFTGTIPESIYSCRNLTALRLSGNNLQGQLSPRIGNLKSLTFLSLAQNNFTNITNTLQILKSCRNLTTLLIGVNFMNETMPNDDSIYGFENLQVLSLRECSLLGKMPHWLSKLTNLEILFLDNNQLSGPIPDWISSLNYLFYLDISNNSLTGEIPEALTEMPMLKSEKTAACLDPRIFELPIYVHVSLQYRKASAFPKVLNLGNNEFTGVIPPEIGLLKGLRALNLSFNKLHGDIPQSICNLTNLLVLDLSNNHLAGAIPAALINLHFLSKFNVSFNDLEGPVPTTEAGPVSTLSKEQTYEKVVFKVVFASAFGAFFAVGVLYDQIVLSRYFLASAI